The Sediminispirochaeta smaragdinae DSM 11293 genome has a segment encoding these proteins:
- a CDS encoding sensor histidine kinase: protein MMICKSSLYDSADYTNDILLVEDDKQDVPIQDSGLIGAGYHIRRTASCREALRIVTSRDRDYLVLMATELSNGQDPIETTRQMLSARHVPVIFLSKYSDGNTLQRISSVSPRYGFVLRQSEPSLLLASVDIAFELYRSRTTGQEETSRKRFASNTSPSHLFIENAVDGIIIIDEEGTIVEWNRAQEEITGLSASKTLGMHVWDIELLPETSTAAMHHYVQRGKIPQEASLSVTDIIRADKASRIVEVATFGFATDCGHAAASITRDLTDRLGTDARTQGLLKEKELLLKEVHHRVKNDLAFVGSMLMLQLGMEENEEVRQSLTNAQKRIAVVMQVYEDLYRNDSTKHVDSRSVVKKIISEAHTIAPGCSPLFCLDIESIKLPPRTGIAFGTILNELLTNSIKYRRSLTEGPKISITLTADRPNYMKLKVSDDGVGFPDSVLAGNFSGFGLTVIDTLVRQYDGTLVMENRKGGFVSIEMRICM, encoded by the coding sequence ATGATGATCTGCAAAAGTTCTCTTTATGATTCGGCCGACTACACCAATGATATTCTGCTTGTCGAAGACGATAAGCAGGATGTACCAATCCAAGACTCCGGCCTCATTGGCGCTGGCTATCACATACGCCGAACCGCTTCCTGCCGCGAAGCACTTCGTATCGTAACCAGTCGTGATCGGGATTATTTGGTTCTGATGGCCACCGAACTCTCCAACGGCCAGGACCCCATCGAAACAACGCGGCAAATGCTTTCGGCCCGGCACGTTCCCGTCATTTTTCTGTCGAAGTATTCGGATGGCAACACCCTGCAAAGGATTTCATCCGTCTCGCCCCGCTACGGCTTTGTATTGCGACAAAGTGAACCTTCGCTGTTACTGGCATCGGTTGATATCGCTTTCGAGCTTTATAGATCACGGACAACAGGGCAGGAGGAGACGTCACGGAAACGCTTTGCTTCCAACACAAGTCCTTCACATTTGTTTATCGAGAATGCAGTCGACGGAATCATCATTATAGATGAGGAGGGAACCATTGTAGAGTGGAACCGGGCCCAGGAAGAGATCACTGGTCTTTCCGCTTCGAAGACGCTGGGTATGCACGTTTGGGATATCGAGCTGCTTCCCGAAACATCCACAGCAGCGATGCACCACTATGTTCAAAGGGGAAAGATTCCACAAGAGGCTTCCCTATCGGTGACGGATATCATCCGTGCGGACAAGGCATCCAGAATTGTCGAAGTGGCAACCTTCGGATTTGCAACCGATTGCGGTCATGCCGCCGCCAGCATCACCAGAGATCTAACGGACCGTCTTGGTACTGATGCAAGGACACAAGGTTTATTGAAGGAGAAAGAGCTTCTCCTGAAAGAAGTACATCACAGGGTGAAAAACGACCTCGCCTTTGTCGGATCCATGCTGATGCTGCAACTCGGCATGGAAGAAAATGAAGAAGTAAGGCAATCCCTCACAAATGCACAAAAACGGATTGCCGTGGTCATGCAGGTATATGAAGATCTCTATCGAAACGACAGCACAAAGCATGTGGACAGTCGATCGGTGGTGAAAAAAATTATCAGCGAAGCACATACGATAGCTCCGGGATGCTCCCCTCTCTTTTGCCTTGACATCGAATCGATAAAGCTTCCTCCCCGAACGGGAATAGCCTTTGGTACAATTCTAAATGAGTTACTGACCAACAGCATCAAATATCGAAGATCATTAACGGAAGGACCCAAAATCAGCATTACCCTCACTGCCGATAGGCCAAATTACATGAAACTGAAGGTAAGCGACGACGGAGTGGGTTTTCCCGATTCGGTCCTTGCCGGAAATTTCTCAGGCTTCGGCTTAACGGTTATCGATACACTGGTCAGGCAGTACGACGGCACCCTTGTTATGGAAAACAGAAAAGGGGGCTTCGTTTCAATCGAGATGCGCATTTGCATGTAG
- a CDS encoding P-II family nitrogen regulator, whose amino-acid sequence MKLVIAYIQPESLNAVKQELYSREIYKLSITNALGCGQQKGYHESYRGVDIEVNLLKKVRIAIAVNDSFVDATIEGIIAGARSGEIGDGKIFVLPIEQTIRIRSGETGSEAIG is encoded by the coding sequence ATGAAACTAGTGATTGCATACATTCAGCCGGAGAGTCTGAATGCAGTGAAGCAGGAATTGTACAGCAGAGAGATCTACAAGCTCTCAATTACAAATGCCCTTGGATGTGGGCAACAGAAAGGCTACCATGAATCCTACCGTGGTGTAGATATTGAGGTGAATCTTTTGAAAAAGGTTCGGATCGCGATTGCCGTCAACGACTCCTTTGTTGATGCCACAATAGAGGGGATCATCGCTGGTGCCCGGAGTGGTGAGATCGGCGACGGCAAGATTTTTGTTCTTCCCATAGAGCAAACCATTCGAATCCGGAGCGGGGAAACAGGAAGTGAAGCAATCGGCTGA
- a CDS encoding ammonium transporter — MHLWRKSRKVALISTLLLLSGAVALFAEGDGPSVQGAYDALDSLWLVIAAALVFFMQAGFAMVETGLTRAKNAGNILMKNLMDFAAGAVIYFAIGWGLMYGTSAGGFVGTDQFFLVGFELSDFASWMFQVVFAATAATIVSGAMAERTKFASYLVYSVVISGLIYPISGHWIWNGGWLASMGFHDFAGSTAVHSVGGWAALAGAIVLGPRTGKYIRSNGKVVGVKAIPGHNMPLAALGVFILWFGWYGFNAGSTLSGTDPSIAFIAVTTTLAASTGAIFAMGTSWIAFGKPDPSMSLNGALAGLVGITAGCFVVSPIGALIIGAIAGMLVVGSVEFIDKVLKIDDPVGAISVHGVCGVWGTLAVGLFGTGAGDVTGLFYGGGLHQLGVQLLGALSVFVWVFVLALLLFRTLKATMGLRVSEKAELSGLDIEEHGMESYYGFQIFSNQ, encoded by the coding sequence ATGCATCTCTGGAGAAAAAGCCGGAAGGTTGCACTAATTTCCACACTTTTACTTCTGTCCGGTGCTGTTGCACTTTTTGCGGAGGGGGATGGTCCGTCCGTACAAGGTGCATATGATGCCCTCGATTCACTCTGGCTGGTGATCGCTGCGGCATTGGTTTTTTTTATGCAGGCGGGTTTTGCGATGGTCGAAACCGGTCTGACCCGTGCTAAAAATGCGGGGAATATTCTGATGAAAAACCTTATGGATTTTGCCGCCGGTGCCGTGATCTATTTTGCGATCGGCTGGGGCCTTATGTACGGGACATCCGCCGGCGGTTTCGTCGGAACCGATCAGTTTTTCCTTGTTGGTTTTGAGCTTTCCGACTTTGCCAGTTGGATGTTTCAGGTTGTTTTTGCCGCAACAGCCGCGACCATCGTCAGCGGGGCAATGGCAGAACGGACGAAGTTCGCATCCTACCTTGTCTACAGTGTGGTAATTTCGGGCCTGATCTACCCCATTTCCGGTCACTGGATATGGAACGGGGGCTGGCTTGCCAGCATGGGCTTCCATGATTTTGCCGGTTCTACGGCTGTTCATTCCGTCGGTGGATGGGCTGCTCTTGCCGGTGCCATCGTTCTTGGCCCGAGGACGGGAAAATATATCCGTTCCAATGGGAAAGTGGTCGGTGTGAAGGCCATTCCAGGCCACAATATGCCACTGGCCGCCCTTGGAGTTTTTATCCTCTGGTTTGGATGGTACGGTTTTAATGCCGGAAGTACCCTCAGCGGTACCGACCCCAGTATCGCCTTTATCGCCGTTACCACTACCTTGGCGGCTTCTACCGGAGCGATTTTCGCAATGGGTACCAGCTGGATTGCCTTCGGTAAGCCCGATCCCAGTATGTCCCTCAACGGTGCTCTTGCAGGTCTTGTCGGAATTACTGCCGGTTGTTTCGTTGTTTCTCCGATAGGTGCCCTTATCATAGGGGCCATCGCGGGAATGCTGGTTGTCGGCTCTGTAGAGTTTATCGACAAGGTCCTCAAGATAGATGATCCCGTTGGTGCGATTTCTGTTCATGGCGTCTGCGGTGTTTGGGGAACCTTGGCCGTGGGCCTTTTCGGAACCGGCGCCGGTGATGTCACCGGTCTCTTTTACGGCGGAGGGCTGCATCAGCTGGGAGTTCAGCTCTTAGGTGCCCTCTCGGTCTTTGTCTGGGTGTTTGTTCTTGCTCTCCTGCTCTTCCGTACTCTCAAGGCTACCATGGGCCTTCGGGTAAGCGAAAAGGCGGAGCTATCCGGATTGGACATCGAAGAGCACGGAATGGAGTCGTATTACGGATTCCAGATCTTTTCCAACCAGTAG